In one window of Erwinia tasmaniensis Et1/99 DNA:
- a CDS encoding ABC-F family ATPase — protein MLVSSNVTMQFGSKPLFENISVKFGGGNRYGLIGANGSGKSTFMKILGGDLVPSAGNVALDPNERIGKLRQDQFAFEQFSVLDTVIMGHGELWEVKEERDRIYALPEMSEEDGYKVADLEVKYGEMDGYTAEARAGELLLGVGIPLEQHYGPMSEVAPGWKLRVLLAQALFSNPDILLLDEPTNNLDIDTIRWLEQVLNERNSTMIIISHDRHFLNMVCTHMADLDYGELRVYSGNYDEYMTAATQARDRLLSDNAKKKAQINELQSFVSRFSANASKSRQATSRAKQIDKIKLDEVKASSRQNPFIRFEQDKKLFRNALELEAVTKGFDNGPLFSKLNMLLEVGEKLAILGPNGIGKTTLLKTLVGDLLPDSGTVKWSENARIGYYAQDHAHDFSDDLSVFDWMSQWKQEGDDEQAVRGILGRLLFTQDDIKKPAKVLSGGEKGRMLFGKLMMQKPNVLIMDEPTNHLDMESIEALNMALEMYEGTLIFVSHDREFVSSLATRVIEMTPGKMNDFTGNYEDYLRSQGIV, from the coding sequence GTGCTAGTTTCCAGCAATGTCACCATGCAGTTTGGCAGTAAGCCGCTGTTCGAAAATATCTCTGTCAAATTTGGCGGCGGCAACCGCTATGGTCTGATCGGTGCCAACGGCAGCGGCAAGTCCACCTTTATGAAAATTCTCGGCGGCGACCTGGTGCCTTCTGCAGGCAATGTAGCCCTCGACCCGAATGAGCGTATCGGTAAGCTGCGCCAGGATCAGTTCGCCTTTGAACAATTTTCCGTGCTGGACACGGTGATCATGGGCCACGGCGAGCTGTGGGAAGTGAAGGAAGAGCGCGACCGCATTTACGCCTTGCCGGAAATGAGCGAAGAAGACGGTTACAAAGTGGCCGATCTCGAAGTGAAATATGGCGAAATGGACGGTTACACCGCCGAAGCGCGCGCCGGTGAACTGCTGCTGGGCGTGGGCATTCCGCTGGAACAGCATTACGGCCCGATGAGCGAAGTCGCTCCCGGCTGGAAGCTGCGCGTACTTCTGGCGCAGGCGCTATTCTCTAACCCGGACATCCTGCTGCTGGACGAACCGACCAACAACCTGGATATCGATACCATTCGCTGGCTGGAGCAGGTGCTGAACGAGCGTAACAGCACCATGATCATTATCTCGCACGACCGTCACTTCCTGAATATGGTGTGTACGCACATGGCCGATCTCGACTACGGCGAACTGCGCGTCTATTCGGGTAATTACGACGAGTATATGACGGCGGCCACCCAGGCACGCGATCGCCTGCTGTCGGATAATGCCAAGAAAAAAGCGCAGATTAATGAACTGCAGTCCTTCGTCAGCCGCTTTAGCGCCAACGCCTCAAAATCCCGCCAGGCGACCTCACGCGCCAAGCAGATCGATAAAATTAAACTGGATGAAGTGAAAGCATCCAGCCGTCAGAACCCGTTTATTCGTTTCGAGCAGGACAAGAAACTGTTCCGTAACGCCCTTGAACTGGAAGCCGTCACTAAAGGCTTCGACAACGGTCCGCTGTTCAGCAAGCTTAATATGCTGCTGGAAGTGGGCGAGAAGCTGGCGATCCTCGGCCCGAACGGTATTGGTAAAACCACGCTGCTGAAAACCCTGGTCGGTGATCTTCTGCCGGATAGCGGAACGGTAAAATGGTCTGAGAACGCACGCATTGGCTATTACGCGCAGGATCACGCTCACGACTTCAGCGACGATCTGAGCGTGTTTGACTGGATGAGCCAGTGGAAGCAGGAAGGCGACGATGAGCAGGCGGTACGCGGTATCCTCGGGCGTCTGCTGTTTACCCAGGATGACATCAAAAAGCCGGCCAAGGTGCTGTCCGGTGGTGAGAAGGGCCGTATGCTGTTTGGTAAGCTGATGATGCAGAAACCGAACGTGCTGATCATGGATGAACCGACTAACCACCTTGATATGGAGTCGATCGAAGCGCTGAATATGGCGCTGGAGATGTACGAAGGCACGCTGATCTTCGTTTCTCACGACCGTGAATTTGTCAGTTCACTGGCGACTCGCGTGATTGAAATGACGCCGGGCAAAATGAACGACTTTACCGGTAACTACGAAGACTATCTGCGTAGCCAGGGCATTGTTTAA
- the moeA gene encoding molybdopterin molybdotransferase MoeA — METLTTGLISLDDALTTLLARVIPLADSETVSLTQAVGRITAGPVISPLNVPPFDNSAMDGYALRMADLDARAALPVAGKAFAGSPYDGVWPAGSCIRIMTGAPLPSGCEAVVMQEQTALVGDAVSMTAEISAGQNIRRAGEDIPEGAEVLAAGVKLGAAQLPLLASLGIPEVSVVRKLRVAIFSTGDELQPVGQPLAAGQIYDTNRFAVRLMLDKLGCEVIDLGIIRDDPAALRAAFTQADASADVVISSGGVSVGAADHTKEMLEELGEIGFWKLAIKPGKPFAFGRLPHSWFCGLPGNPVSAVLTFYQLVQPLLARLTGQHGPALPPRQRVRCASFLKKSPGRLDFQRGIVQRDAHGDLEVKTTGHQGSHIFSSFHAANCFIVLERERGNVAAGEWVDVEPFNALLEG, encoded by the coding sequence ATGGAAACATTGACTACGGGATTAATCTCCCTGGACGACGCCCTGACTACCCTGCTGGCACGCGTTATCCCGTTAGCAGATAGCGAAACCGTTAGCCTGACGCAGGCGGTAGGGCGAATTACGGCAGGTCCGGTGATTTCCCCGCTGAACGTGCCGCCTTTCGATAATTCGGCGATGGACGGTTACGCTCTGCGCATGGCGGACCTCGACGCGCGCGCCGCGCTGCCGGTAGCCGGAAAAGCGTTTGCCGGTAGCCCGTATGACGGCGTATGGCCTGCGGGTAGCTGCATTCGCATTATGACCGGCGCACCGCTCCCTTCAGGCTGCGAGGCGGTGGTGATGCAGGAGCAAACCGCTTTAGTGGGTGATGCGGTGAGCATGACCGCTGAGATCAGCGCCGGACAAAATATTCGTCGTGCGGGGGAAGATATCCCTGAAGGCGCAGAAGTGCTGGCTGCCGGGGTCAAGCTCGGCGCGGCGCAACTGCCGCTGCTGGCCTCTCTCGGCATTCCTGAAGTCAGCGTTGTGCGCAAACTGCGCGTGGCGATTTTTTCCACCGGGGACGAGCTACAGCCGGTTGGTCAGCCTTTGGCAGCAGGACAGATATATGACACTAACCGTTTTGCCGTGCGGCTGATGCTGGATAAGCTCGGCTGTGAAGTGATTGACCTGGGTATTATCCGCGACGATCCGGCGGCGCTGCGCGCGGCGTTTACCCAGGCTGATGCCAGCGCCGATGTGGTGATCAGCAGCGGCGGCGTATCGGTTGGCGCGGCGGATCACACCAAAGAGATGTTAGAAGAGCTGGGTGAAATTGGCTTCTGGAAGCTGGCGATCAAACCGGGCAAACCCTTTGCCTTCGGCCGCCTGCCGCACAGCTGGTTCTGCGGCCTGCCGGGTAATCCGGTCTCGGCGGTACTGACCTTTTATCAGCTGGTGCAACCGCTGCTGGCCAGGCTAACCGGACAGCATGGTCCGGCATTGCCCCCGCGCCAGCGCGTTCGCTGCGCCAGCTTTCTGAAAAAATCGCCGGGCCGCCTCGACTTCCAGCGCGGTATTGTACAACGCGATGCTCATGGCGATCTGGAGGTAAAAACCACCGGGCATCAGGGCTCCCACATCTTCAGCTCGTTCCATGCGGCTAACTGTTTTATCGTGCTGGAGCGCGAGCGCGGCAACGTGGCGGCCGGTGAATGGGTCGACGTTGAGCCGTTTAACGCGCTGCTGGAGGGCTGA
- a CDS encoding sugar porter family MFS transporter → MTKEQYITLNRASGPNSSTKTEPFVKVIAAVATLGGLLFGYDTGVISGALLFMGDELHLTPFTTGLVTSSLLFGAAFGALFSGLFANAAGRQKIIIILAMVFAIGAIGTALAPNVEWMIFFRLILGVAVGGASATVPVYIAEIAPANRRGQLVTLQELMIVSGQLLAYISNAGFNAAWGGGETWRWMLALATVPAVLLWFGMMFMPDTPGWYAMQGRLAQARRVLERTRAREDVDWEMEEIEETLAEEKDRGKVGLRDLAKPWLLKLFFIGVGIAVIQQTSGVNTIMYYAPTMLKAVGMSTNAALFATIANGVVSVLMACVGIWLLGKIGRRTMTLVGQFGCTFSLLFIAAVSFFMPETVHGEVDALRGYLVLFGMLMFLSFQQAFLSPATWLLLSEIFPTRLRGVFMGSAIFAMWIANFMISLAFPMLLASVGLSGTFLSFALIGILSGAFVIRCVPETRNRSLEQIEHFLHDWLSDDSEERRSPAAAKRQAASH, encoded by the coding sequence ATGACAAAAGAACAATATATTACCCTTAACCGGGCATCAGGGCCGAACAGCAGCACGAAAACGGAACCCTTTGTAAAGGTGATCGCGGCTGTTGCCACGCTCGGCGGCTTACTGTTTGGTTATGATACTGGCGTTATCTCCGGCGCACTGCTGTTTATGGGCGATGAGCTTCATCTCACGCCTTTCACCACCGGACTGGTGACCAGTTCACTGCTGTTCGGCGCCGCCTTTGGCGCATTGTTTTCAGGGCTCTTTGCCAATGCGGCCGGACGTCAGAAAATCATTATTATCCTGGCGATGGTTTTTGCTATCGGAGCCATCGGCACGGCTCTGGCGCCAAACGTTGAGTGGATGATTTTCTTCCGTCTGATCCTCGGCGTTGCGGTCGGCGGCGCGTCGGCCACCGTGCCGGTGTATATCGCCGAAATAGCACCGGCTAATAGACGCGGTCAGCTGGTAACGTTGCAGGAGCTGATGATCGTCAGCGGCCAGCTGCTGGCCTATATCTCTAATGCCGGATTTAATGCGGCCTGGGGCGGCGGCGAAACCTGGCGCTGGATGCTGGCGTTGGCCACCGTCCCGGCGGTGCTGCTGTGGTTCGGAATGATGTTTATGCCGGATACCCCGGGCTGGTACGCGATGCAGGGCAGGCTGGCACAAGCCAGGCGGGTGCTTGAACGTACCCGCGCGCGGGAAGACGTTGACTGGGAAATGGAAGAGATTGAGGAGACGCTGGCAGAAGAAAAGGATCGCGGAAAAGTGGGCCTGCGCGATCTGGCAAAGCCGTGGCTGCTGAAGCTGTTCTTTATTGGTGTGGGTATCGCGGTTATCCAGCAAACCTCCGGTGTCAACACCATCATGTATTATGCGCCGACCATGCTGAAGGCCGTGGGCATGAGCACCAACGCGGCGCTGTTTGCCACTATTGCCAACGGCGTGGTGTCGGTACTGATGGCGTGCGTGGGCATCTGGCTATTGGGCAAAATTGGGCGGCGCACCATGACGCTGGTTGGCCAGTTTGGCTGTACCTTTAGCCTGCTGTTTATCGCAGCGGTCAGTTTCTTTATGCCGGAAACCGTACATGGCGAGGTGGATGCACTGCGCGGCTATCTGGTGCTGTTCGGCATGCTGATGTTCCTTAGCTTCCAGCAGGCTTTTCTCTCGCCGGCCACCTGGCTGCTGCTGTCGGAGATCTTTCCGACGCGTCTGCGCGGCGTCTTTATGGGCAGTGCGATTTTCGCGATGTGGATTGCCAACTTTATGATTTCACTGGCATTCCCGATGCTGTTAGCCAGCGTAGGTTTGTCTGGCACGTTCTTAAGCTTCGCGCTGATCGGCATCCTGTCGGGTGCTTTTGTTATCAGGTGCGTGCCGGAAACGCGCAACCGTAGCCTTGAGCAGATCGAACACTTCCTGCATGACTGGCTCAGTGACGATAGTGAAGAGCGGCGGTCTCCGGCGGCGGCAAAACGCCAGGCGGCCAGTCATTAA
- the moeB gene encoding molybdopterin-synthase adenylyltransferase MoeB produces the protein MLPELSDKEMLRYNRQIVLRGFDLDGQEQLKAARVLVVGLGGLGCAASQYLAAAGIGQLTLLDFDEVTLSNLQRQVLHGEAQLGMAKVDSARARLATINSSIAIEAVNARLDDDGMAQLIARHQLVIDCCDNLETREQLNRLCFASKTPLVSGAAIRMEGQISVFSWGREEPCYRCISRLFGAATLSCVEAGVMAPLVGVIGSLQAMEAIRALTHYGSPVAGKLLLYDAMTLQFRSIKVAKDAGCEVCGDGGQREG, from the coding sequence ATGTTACCCGAGCTAAGCGACAAGGAGATGCTGCGCTATAACCGTCAAATCGTGCTGCGCGGTTTTGATCTCGACGGCCAGGAGCAGCTAAAGGCCGCGCGCGTGCTGGTGGTCGGGCTCGGCGGGCTGGGCTGCGCCGCCAGCCAGTATCTTGCCGCCGCCGGAATTGGCCAGCTGACGCTGCTCGATTTCGACGAGGTGACGCTCTCGAATCTGCAACGCCAGGTGTTGCACGGCGAGGCGCAGCTGGGGATGGCAAAAGTCGACTCGGCAAGGGCACGCCTTGCCACGATCAACTCATCGATCGCCATCGAGGCGGTTAACGCGCGCCTAGATGATGACGGGATGGCACAGCTTATTGCCCGGCATCAGCTGGTGATCGACTGCTGCGATAACCTCGAGACGCGCGAACAGCTGAACCGGCTCTGCTTTGCCAGCAAAACCCCGCTGGTGTCGGGGGCGGCAATCCGTATGGAGGGGCAAATCAGCGTGTTCAGCTGGGGCCGCGAGGAACCCTGCTATCGCTGCATCAGCCGCCTGTTCGGTGCTGCAACGCTGAGCTGTGTGGAAGCCGGGGTGATGGCACCGCTGGTCGGGGTTATCGGTTCATTGCAGGCGATGGAGGCCATTCGCGCCCTTACCCACTATGGCAGCCCGGTAGCCGGAAAACTGCTGCTGTACGATGCCATGACATTGCAGTTCCGCTCAATAAAAGTGGCGAAGGATGCTGGCTGTGAGGTCTGTGGGGATGGAGGTCAGCGGGAAGGTTAA
- a CDS encoding dipeptide ABC transporter ATP-binding protein — protein sequence MSAFSQHDKVLSVRDLSVSFAREDRQRIQVVKNLSLDVHAGETLAIVGESGSGKSVTSLALMRLVEQGGGNIDSGTMWLRRERKPPVDLATLPQSELRSIRGADMAMIFQEPMTSLNPVFSVGEQIAESIRLHQGKSHAQALAEARRMLDLVRIPEAKNVLARYPHQLSGGMRQRVMIAMALSCRPSLLIADEPTTALDVTIQAQILQLIRVLQKEMQMAVIFITHDMGVVAEMADRVQVMYRGDVLESGSVQEIFSHPQQPYTRSLLAAVPKLGAMSGRDLPAKFPLSGDIGEPVAEAPQDTVNQLDAPILQVRDLITRFDIRGGIFNRVQRRVHAVEKVSFDLRAGETLALVGESGCGKSTTGRSLLRLVASQGGSITFNGQRIDRLHGSALAHLRRDIQFIFQDPYASLDPRQTVGYSIMEPLLVHGIARGQEAERRVASLLERVGLQAEHARRYPHEFSGGQRQRICIARALALNPKVVIADEAVSALDVSVQAQIVNLMLDLQREFGIAFLFISHDMAVVERISHRVAVMYLGQIVEIGPRRAVFEHPQHPYTRKLMASVPVADPTHRRRERALLVDEIPSPVRALGDEPDVAPLVEVGSGHFVARHAISRT from the coding sequence GTGAGCGCATTTTCACAGCATGACAAGGTACTGTCGGTGCGCGATCTTAGCGTCAGTTTTGCGCGCGAAGATCGCCAGCGTATTCAGGTCGTAAAGAATTTGTCACTGGATGTGCATGCCGGTGAAACGCTGGCCATCGTTGGTGAGTCCGGCTCAGGAAAATCGGTCACCTCTCTGGCGCTGATGCGTCTGGTGGAGCAGGGGGGCGGCAACATCGACAGCGGCACAATGTGGCTGCGCCGTGAGCGGAAGCCACCGGTCGATCTTGCCACCCTGCCGCAGTCGGAGCTACGCAGCATTCGCGGCGCGGACATGGCGATGATTTTCCAGGAGCCGATGACTTCACTCAATCCGGTGTTTTCGGTTGGCGAGCAGATTGCCGAGTCTATCCGCCTGCATCAGGGGAAAAGCCATGCGCAGGCGCTGGCCGAGGCGCGGCGCATGCTCGATCTGGTGCGCATTCCCGAAGCCAAAAATGTGCTGGCGCGCTACCCGCACCAGCTCTCCGGCGGCATGCGTCAGCGGGTGATGATCGCAATGGCGCTCTCCTGCCGCCCGTCGCTGCTGATTGCCGATGAGCCCACCACCGCGCTGGATGTCACCATCCAGGCACAAATCCTGCAATTGATCCGCGTGCTGCAAAAAGAGATGCAGATGGCGGTAATTTTTATCACCCACGACATGGGGGTGGTCGCGGAGATGGCGGATCGGGTACAGGTCATGTATCGCGGCGACGTATTAGAGAGCGGCAGCGTTCAGGAGATTTTCAGCCATCCGCAGCAGCCGTACACGCGTTCGCTGCTTGCCGCAGTGCCTAAGCTGGGAGCGATGAGTGGGCGCGATCTGCCGGCGAAATTCCCCCTGTCTGGTGATATTGGCGAGCCGGTGGCAGAAGCGCCGCAGGATACGGTCAATCAACTTGACGCCCCGATCCTCCAGGTACGTGACCTGATCACCCGCTTCGATATTCGTGGCGGTATTTTCAACCGGGTGCAGCGGCGGGTACACGCCGTTGAAAAGGTGAGCTTCGATTTGCGCGCCGGTGAAACGCTGGCGCTGGTCGGCGAGTCCGGCTGCGGCAAATCCACCACCGGGCGCTCTTTGTTGCGTCTGGTGGCAAGCCAGGGCGGCAGCATCACCTTTAACGGCCAACGCATCGACCGCCTGCACGGCTCAGCTCTGGCGCATCTGCGCCGCGATATCCAGTTTATCTTTCAGGATCCGTATGCCTCTCTCGATCCCCGCCAGACGGTGGGCTATTCGATAATGGAACCGCTGCTGGTTCACGGCATTGCGCGCGGGCAGGAAGCGGAACGGCGGGTGGCCAGCCTGCTGGAGCGCGTCGGGCTGCAGGCGGAGCATGCCCGGCGCTATCCGCATGAGTTCTCCGGCGGGCAGCGCCAGCGTATCTGCATCGCGCGCGCGCTGGCGCTCAACCCGAAAGTAGTGATTGCCGATGAAGCGGTTTCGGCGCTGGATGTTTCGGTTCAGGCGCAGATCGTTAATCTGATGCTCGATTTACAGCGGGAGTTTGGTATTGCGTTTCTGTTTATTTCCCACGATATGGCGGTGGTGGAACGTATCAGCCACCGGGTAGCGGTGATGTACCTCGGTCAGATTGTGGAGATCGGACCGCGACGGGCGGTATTTGAGCACCCGCAACATCCTTACACCCGCAAGCTGATGGCATCGGTGCCGGTGGCTGACCCCACCCATCGTCGACGTGAGCGTGCTCTGCTAGTTGATGAAATACCCAGTCCTGTCCGCGCCCTCGGCGACGAACCGGACGTGGCTCCGTTGGTTGAGGTTGGAAGCGGACATTTTGTGGCGCGCCACGCCATCAGCCGAACCTGA
- a CDS encoding isoaspartyl peptidase/L-asparaginase: protein MAKATIAIHGGAGAIARASMNAGDEQRYRQALSLIVADAQSRLAAGQSALDVVTEAVRQLEECPLFNAGRGAVLTHQGQHELDACVMDGSTRAAGAVAGVTRVRNPVLAARAVLENSPHVLLIGEGAESFAEAQGLERVENHFFTTPQRRAQLERAIADNQMRLDHDAGSLSPDRKFGTVGAVARDSAGGLAAATSTGGITNKQAGRVGDSPLPGAGCYASAGVAVSCTGSGEVFMRLLAAYDVAALMEYGGLSLAQATQKVIMEKIPELGGSGGLIAVDAAGNLALPFNSEGMYRAYGVAGEQPVVAIYREDAR, encoded by the coding sequence ATGGCCAAAGCGACGATTGCAATTCATGGTGGTGCTGGCGCCATTGCGCGTGCCAGCATGAATGCCGGGGATGAGCAGCGCTATCGTCAGGCGTTATCACTCATTGTTGCAGACGCACAGTCCAGGCTGGCGGCAGGGCAGAGCGCGCTGGACGTGGTTACCGAAGCGGTGCGGCAGCTGGAGGAGTGCCCGCTGTTTAATGCCGGGCGCGGCGCGGTATTGACTCATCAGGGACAGCATGAACTGGATGCTTGCGTGATGGACGGTAGCACGCGCGCGGCAGGTGCGGTGGCTGGTGTGACCCGCGTGCGTAATCCGGTGCTGGCCGCACGTGCGGTACTGGAAAACAGCCCGCACGTGCTGTTGATTGGCGAAGGCGCGGAATCGTTTGCGGAAGCACAAGGCCTCGAGAGGGTTGAAAATCACTTTTTTACCACGCCACAGCGCCGCGCCCAGCTCGAACGCGCCATTGCCGACAACCAAATGCGGCTTGACCACGATGCAGGCTCCCTTAGCCCGGATCGTAAATTTGGCACCGTGGGGGCCGTTGCCCGCGACAGTGCCGGCGGGCTGGCGGCAGCTACCTCGACGGGCGGCATCACCAATAAGCAGGCCGGCCGCGTAGGCGATTCGCCGCTGCCCGGCGCGGGCTGTTATGCCAGCGCCGGGGTGGCTGTCTCCTGTACCGGGAGTGGAGAAGTGTTTATGCGCCTGCTTGCGGCCTATGACGTCGCGGCGCTGATGGAGTATGGCGGGCTGTCGTTAGCCCAGGCGACGCAGAAGGTTATTATGGAAAAAATTCCCGAACTGGGCGGAAGCGGTGGGCTTATCGCCGTTGATGCGGCAGGCAATCTGGCGCTGCCTTTCAACAGCGAGGGCATGTACCGCGCATATGGCGTAGCGGGCGAACAGCCGGTGGTGGCTATTTATCGGGAGGACGCCCGGTGA